A genomic segment from Pseudoduganella chitinolytica encodes:
- a CDS encoding M1 family aminopeptidase, with protein sequence MAALLSIALFEAKQRFRLLSTWVYFLMFLALALLCVAAAGGAMKNAAIGFGGRVLINAPMPVMLTTSVLGCLGVIVVAAMMGRAVQQDFEYDMHHFFFTAPIRKYQYMFGRLAGAWLVLAVVFASIPLGLVLGTWLPGVDPGRLGPIRPEAYLLPYLLALLPNLFIFGAIFYVLAALTRRMLPVYVSSVVMLIGYIVAPTLARDLDYKTLAALIDPFGTAAVLRLTEYWPIAERNTRLVLPEGVYLLNRAIWCVFSLVVLVLGYWRFHFVGTQDGGNAAARGEGDVPLRITTAAASTAEAPDFKARNLGLLLARMTWLNLRETTKNVYFFVIVLAGVLTMYAGALDMGSMWGTNTYPLTYVVLEMVSKTFAPFLLVVTTFYAGELVWREREHRMALLLDTLPVPGWLPMLSKLAALVGLQALLLLVVMLCGMSIQVFHGYFHFEPALYLKALFSIDLPYYALTAVLAIALQVLIGQKYLAYFAMVLYYVATIALAGFGLEHPLLLFGVTPEIRYSDMNGFGHFLLRERWYQLYWGGAALVLVVLTLVFWPRGASEAWTTRVRLARHALTPAVLASLAAGVLLFLGTGAVLFYNLNVANRFETAYRQGADRADYEKRYKRVAALAQPRIADVKLTVDIEPGARRLVVKGRYLLENRTAQPIGTVYVTQEPHAQLAPMRFGVPARRTLDDAELGFHAYALATPLAPGATLPMEFELVHEPKGILGLGRDTPVVANGTFFNNQVLPHIGYQRFTELTDPRDRRRHGLPAQERQLPRDDAKGLADNVLGSDADWVTFDAVIGTASDQTAIAPGTLVKEWTARGRRYFHYRMDRPILNFYSFQSARYAVRHDWWQDVGIELYYHPGHEYNLDRIMRGVRDALDYYSRNYGPYQHKVLRVVEFPAYQRFAQSYPNTVPFSESMGFIAKVDEKNPKDIDYPYYVTAHEVAHQWWGHQLVGGNTRGTTVLSETLAEYSALMVMKRSFGPERMRRFLRYDLDMYLRGRAMENGKELPLADNENQRYIHYRKGSLAMYQLQDIVGEERINALLRRLLQQHAFRGSPYPSVSVLVDGLRAVVPADQAYLVDDLFDSIVLYDNRALSATLKKRREGRYDVTITVQAAKLRADGLGAEKEVPMADLVDIGVDDKDGKPLLRERRRIGSGTTTYKVVVSGRPARAGIDPDNKLIDRKPDDNMTAVEFPP encoded by the coding sequence ATGGCGGCGCTCCTTTCCATCGCGCTGTTCGAGGCGAAGCAACGCTTCCGCCTGCTGTCGACATGGGTCTACTTCCTGATGTTCCTGGCGCTGGCGCTGCTGTGCGTGGCCGCCGCGGGCGGCGCGATGAAGAACGCCGCCATCGGCTTCGGCGGCCGCGTCCTGATCAACGCGCCGATGCCCGTCATGCTGACGACCAGCGTCCTCGGCTGCCTGGGCGTCATCGTCGTGGCGGCGATGATGGGGCGCGCGGTGCAGCAGGACTTCGAGTACGACATGCACCACTTCTTCTTCACGGCGCCTATCCGCAAGTACCAGTACATGTTCGGCCGCCTGGCCGGCGCCTGGCTGGTGCTGGCCGTGGTGTTCGCCAGCATACCGCTCGGCCTCGTGCTGGGCACCTGGCTGCCCGGCGTCGATCCGGGGCGCCTCGGCCCCATCCGGCCGGAGGCGTACCTGCTGCCCTACCTGCTGGCGCTGCTGCCGAACCTGTTCATCTTCGGTGCGATCTTCTACGTGCTGGCCGCGCTGACGCGGCGCATGCTGCCCGTGTACGTCAGCAGCGTCGTGATGCTGATCGGGTACATCGTCGCACCGACGCTGGCGCGCGACCTCGATTACAAGACGCTGGCCGCGCTGATCGATCCGTTCGGCACGGCCGCCGTGCTGCGCCTGACGGAATACTGGCCGATCGCCGAACGCAACACACGCCTGGTGCTGCCCGAAGGCGTCTACCTGCTCAACCGCGCCATCTGGTGCGTGTTCTCCCTGGTCGTGCTGGTACTGGGCTACTGGCGCTTCCACTTCGTCGGCACGCAGGACGGCGGCAACGCGGCAGCGCGCGGCGAAGGCGACGTCCCGCTGCGCATCACGACGGCCGCCGCGAGCACCGCCGAAGCGCCCGACTTCAAGGCGCGCAACCTGGGGCTGCTGCTGGCGCGCATGACCTGGCTGAACTTGCGCGAAACCACGAAGAACGTCTACTTCTTCGTGATCGTGCTGGCCGGCGTGCTGACGATGTACGCGGGCGCGCTCGACATGGGCTCCATGTGGGGTACGAACACGTATCCGCTGACGTACGTGGTGCTGGAAATGGTCAGCAAGACGTTCGCGCCCTTCCTGCTGGTGGTGACGACGTTCTACGCCGGCGAACTGGTATGGCGCGAACGCGAGCACCGCATGGCGCTGCTGCTGGACACGCTGCCCGTACCGGGCTGGCTGCCGATGCTGTCCAAGCTGGCGGCGCTGGTCGGGCTGCAGGCACTGCTGCTGCTGGTCGTGATGCTGTGCGGGATGTCGATCCAGGTATTCCACGGCTACTTCCACTTCGAGCCTGCGCTGTACCTGAAAGCGCTGTTTTCGATCGACCTGCCATACTACGCGCTGACGGCGGTGCTGGCGATCGCGCTGCAGGTGCTGATCGGCCAGAAATACCTGGCCTACTTCGCCATGGTGCTGTACTACGTGGCGACGATCGCGCTGGCCGGCTTCGGCCTGGAGCATCCGCTGCTGCTGTTCGGCGTCACGCCGGAGATCCGCTACTCGGACATGAACGGCTTCGGCCACTTCCTGCTGCGCGAGCGCTGGTACCAGCTCTACTGGGGCGGCGCGGCGCTGGTGCTGGTCGTGCTGACGCTGGTGTTCTGGCCGCGCGGCGCCAGCGAGGCTTGGACCACGCGCGTGCGCCTGGCGCGTCACGCACTGACGCCCGCGGTGCTGGCCAGCCTGGCCGCCGGCGTGCTGCTGTTCCTCGGCACCGGCGCCGTCCTGTTCTACAACCTGAACGTCGCCAACCGCTTCGAGACGGCCTACCGGCAGGGCGCGGACCGCGCCGATTACGAGAAGCGCTACAAGCGCGTGGCCGCGCTGGCGCAGCCGCGCATCGCGGACGTGAAGCTGACGGTGGACATCGAGCCCGGCGCGCGCCGCCTCGTCGTCAAGGGCCGCTACCTGCTGGAGAACCGGACGGCGCAACCCATCGGCACCGTCTACGTCACGCAGGAGCCCCATGCGCAGCTGGCTCCCATGCGCTTTGGCGTGCCGGCGCGCCGGACGCTGGATGACGCGGAGCTGGGCTTTCATGCCTACGCCCTGGCCACGCCGCTGGCGCCGGGCGCCACGCTGCCGATGGAATTCGAGCTCGTGCACGAACCGAAGGGGATCTTGGGCCTGGGCCGGGACACGCCCGTGGTAGCGAACGGCACGTTCTTCAACAACCAGGTGCTGCCCCACATCGGCTACCAGCGCTTCACCGAGCTGACCGATCCGCGCGACCGCCGTCGTCACGGCCTGCCGGCGCAGGAACGCCAGCTGCCGCGCGACGACGCCAAGGGCCTGGCCGACAACGTGCTGGGCAGCGATGCGGACTGGGTCACGTTCGATGCCGTCATCGGCACGGCATCCGACCAGACCGCGATCGCGCCGGGCACGCTGGTCAAGGAATGGACGGCACGAGGACGGCGCTACTTCCACTACCGCATGGACCGGCCGATCCTGAACTTCTACTCGTTCCAGTCGGCGCGCTACGCAGTCCGGCACGACTGGTGGCAGGACGTCGGCATCGAGCTGTATTACCACCCCGGCCACGAATACAACCTGGACCGCATCATGCGCGGGGTGCGCGACGCGCTGGACTACTACAGCCGCAATTACGGCCCGTACCAGCACAAGGTGCTGCGCGTAGTGGAGTTCCCTGCGTACCAACGCTTTGCGCAGTCCTACCCGAACACGGTGCCCTTCTCGGAAAGCATGGGCTTCATCGCCAAGGTCGACGAGAAGAACCCGAAGGACATCGACTATCCGTACTATGTGACGGCGCACGAGGTGGCGCACCAGTGGTGGGGCCACCAGCTGGTGGGCGGCAATACGCGCGGCACCACGGTGCTGTCGGAAACGCTGGCCGAATACTCGGCGTTGATGGTGATGAAGAGGAGCTTTGGCCCCGAGCGCATGCGCCGCTTCCTGCGCTACGACCTGGACATGTACCTGCGCGGCCGTGCGATGGAGAACGGCAAGGAACTGCCGCTGGCCGACAACGAGAACCAGCGCTACATCCACTATCGCAAGGGCAGCCTGGCGATGTACCAGTTGCAGGACATCGTCGGCGAGGAGCGCATCAACGCGCTGCTGCGCCGGCTGCTGCAACAGCATGCCTTCCGCGGCAGCCCGTATCCGAGCGTGTCCGTGCTGGTCGACGGCCTGCGCGCGGTGGTGCCCGCCGACCAGGCCTACCTCGTCGACGACCTGTTCGACAGCATCGTCCTGTACGACAACCGGGCGCTGTCGGCCACGCTGAAGAAGCGCCGGGAAGGCCGCTACGACGTCACCATCACCGTGCAGGCCGCCAAGCTGCGCGCCGACGGCCTGGGGGCGGAGAAGGAAGTCCCGATGGCCGACCTGGTCGACATCGGCGTCGACGACAAGGACGGCAAGCCCCTGCTGCGCGAGCGCCGCCGCATCGGCAGCGGCACGACCACCTACAAGGTGGTGGTTAGCGGCCGGCCGGCCCGGGCCGGCATCGACCCGGACAACAAGCTGATCGACCGCAAGCCGGACGACAACATGACGGCGGTCGAGTTCCCGCCCTGA
- a CDS encoding DUF3597 domain-containing protein — protein sequence MGILSNIFHKIFPSSHPAVQQKPAAPAATPQTSTAAASPAAPAPAAPAPAPQAAPTAMAEVDVEAILNQKAQSAGQPLNWRTSIVDLLKLLDLDSSLQARKELAQELHYTGDTGDSAKMNIWLHRQVMNKLAANGGKVPADLKD from the coding sequence ATGGGCATCCTGAGCAATATCTTCCACAAGATCTTCCCGTCCTCGCATCCGGCCGTGCAGCAGAAGCCGGCCGCACCGGCCGCTACGCCACAGACGAGCACCGCCGCCGCTTCGCCTGCGGCACCCGCACCGGCCGCGCCCGCGCCGGCGCCACAGGCGGCACCGACCGCGATGGCCGAGGTGGACGTCGAGGCGATCCTGAACCAGAAGGCGCAATCGGCCGGCCAGCCGCTGAACTGGCGCACGTCGATCGTCGACCTGCTGAAATTGCTGGACCTGGACAGCAGCCTGCAGGCCCGCAAGGAGCTGGCGCAGGAGCTGCACTACACGGGCGATACGGGCGACTCGGCCAAGATGAATATCTGGCTGCACCGGCAAGTGATGAACAAGCTGGCCGCCAATGGCGGCAAGGTGCCGGCGGACCTGAAGGATTGA
- a CDS encoding methyl-accepting chemotaxis protein: MNNLKIGTRLGLGFGLVLLLTIVMTVFGVLHMQSVAEATRDLTHVPLAKERMVSDWYLRIHTSVRRTTAISKSSDPSLGPFFAEDTANSTREVNALQKKVEPLLVTGPEKDAFERIVAARKRYLASRDAIVALKKDGKFDEANDVLVKTFQPDGKAYLDALNDLLQLQRNFIDAEAVRIDQVFQDDRRFMILFGGAVLALGAFCSWWLTRGIVVPLHRAVEVAWSVANNDLRSDIESSTKDETGRLLGALKTMNDNLARIVGQVRNGTEHISSASGEIAAGNLDLSTRTEQQASALEETASSMEELTATVRQNADNARQANQLAASASEVAVRGGEVVGRVVETMDSINASARKIVDIISVIDGIAFQTNILALNAAVEAARAGEQGRGFAVVASEVRNLAQRSAAAAKEIKVLIGDSVDKVDAGSKLVEQAGTTMTEVVQSIHRVTDIMGEITTASVEQSSGIEQVNRAISDMDGVTQQNAALVEEAAAAAASLREQAAALAGVVSVFKLA, translated from the coding sequence ATGAACAACCTGAAAATTGGCACCCGCCTTGGCCTGGGCTTCGGCCTGGTTCTCCTGCTGACCATCGTGATGACGGTCTTCGGCGTGCTGCACATGCAATCCGTGGCCGAAGCCACGCGCGACCTGACGCACGTCCCGCTGGCGAAAGAGCGCATGGTCTCCGACTGGTACCTGCGCATCCATACGAGCGTGCGCCGCACGACGGCGATCTCGAAGAGCAGCGATCCGTCGCTCGGCCCGTTCTTCGCCGAGGACACCGCCAACTCGACGCGTGAAGTCAACGCCCTGCAGAAGAAGGTGGAACCGCTGCTGGTCACCGGTCCTGAAAAGGACGCGTTCGAGCGCATCGTCGCGGCTCGCAAGCGCTACCTGGCCTCGCGCGACGCCATCGTCGCGCTGAAGAAGGACGGCAAGTTCGACGAGGCCAACGACGTGCTGGTGAAAACGTTCCAGCCGGACGGCAAGGCCTACCTGGACGCGCTGAACGACCTGCTGCAGCTGCAGCGTAATTTCATTGACGCCGAAGCCGTGCGCATCGACCAGGTGTTCCAGGACGACCGCCGCTTCATGATCCTGTTCGGTGGCGCCGTGCTGGCCCTGGGCGCGTTCTGCTCGTGGTGGCTGACGCGTGGAATCGTCGTGCCGCTGCACCGCGCCGTGGAGGTGGCGTGGTCGGTGGCGAACAACGACCTGCGCAGCGATATCGAAAGCAGCACGAAGGACGAGACGGGCCGCCTGCTGGGTGCCCTGAAGACAATGAACGACAACCTGGCCCGCATCGTCGGCCAGGTGCGCAACGGCACCGAGCACATCTCCAGCGCCTCCGGCGAGATCGCCGCCGGCAACCTGGACCTGTCCACCCGCACGGAGCAGCAGGCCAGCGCGCTGGAGGAAACGGCCTCGTCGATGGAGGAACTGACGGCCACCGTGCGCCAGAACGCCGACAATGCGCGCCAGGCCAACCAGCTGGCCGCCAGCGCTTCCGAAGTGGCCGTGCGCGGCGGCGAAGTGGTGGGCCGCGTGGTCGAGACGATGGATTCGATCAACGCCTCGGCGCGCAAGATCGTCGACATCATCTCGGTCATCGACGGCATCGCGTTCCAGACGAATATCCTGGCCCTGAATGCGGCCGTGGAAGCGGCCCGCGCGGGCGAGCAGGGACGTGGTTTCGCCGTCGTCGCCAGCGAAGTGCGCAACCTGGCGCAGCGCTCGGCCGCCGCGGCGAAGGAAATCAAGGTGCTGATCGGCGACTCCGTCGACAAGGTCGACGCCGGCAGCAAGCTGGTCGAGCAGGCCGGCACGACGATGACGGAAGTGGTGCAGAGCATCCACCGCGTGACGGACATCATGGGCGAGATCACGACGGCAAGCGTGGAGCAGAGCTCCGGCATCGAACAGGTCAACCGCGCCATCTCGGACATGGACGGCGTCACGCAGCAGAACGCCGCGCTGGTGGAGGAAGCCGCTGCCGCCGCCGCCTCGCTGCGCGAGCAGGCTGCCGCGCTGGCGGGCGTGGTCAGCGTGTTCAAGCTGGCGTAG
- a CDS encoding DNA topoisomerase III, producing the protein MSKTLIIAEKPSVANDIAKSLGGFTKHDEYFESDEYVLSSAVGHLLEIAVPEEHDVKRGKWSFAHLPMIPPYFALNPIAKTESRLKVLNKLIKRKDVTALINACDAGREGELIFRLIAQHAKAKQPVKRLWLQSMTPAAIRDGFARLRSDDEMLPLADAARCRSEADWLIGINGTRAMTAFNSKEGGFYLTTVGRVQTPTLSIVVEREDKIKKFVPRDYWEVRAEFVCAAGVYEGRWLDTNFKKDENDPEKRAERLWSKAAADSIALACRGKQGNVTEESKPTTSMAPALFDLTSLQREANGRFGFSAKNTLGLAQALYEKHKVLTYPRTDSRHLPEDYLPTVQSTLEVVKQNPNYHQFAKTILDKGWVKPNKRIFDNTKISDHFAIIPTGIAPKGLSEPEQKLYDLVTRRFMAVFFPAAEFQVTTRYTEVSGHQFKTEGKVMTNPGWLAVYGKDTTDDKEGSGNLVPVAKGEKVLTDQVNANGLVTKPPARYTEATLLSAMEGAGKLVDSDELRDAMAGKGLGTPATRAAIIEGLLTEKYLIREGRELIPTAKASQLMTLLRGLGVNELTAPELTGEWEYKLSQMEKGRISREEFMREIAQMTQIIVKRAKEYDNDTIPGEYATLTTPCPNCAGVVKENYRRFACTKCEFSMSKTPGSRQFEIAEVEELLKNRTIGPLQGFRSKMGRPFAAILRIARDEDINNFKLEFDFGQNDEEGEDGEGVDFTGQTALGPCPKCAGGVYEMGLAYVCEHSVAKPKTCDFRSGRIILQQEILPEQMAKLLNDGKTDLLPGFVSQRTRRPFKAFLVRGKDGKISFEFEPRKEKPGAKPKAAAEPAAEGGEEAAVAPAKKTAAKKAVTKVAAKKAPARKAPAKKAAAKKAVVAE; encoded by the coding sequence ATGAGCAAAACCCTCATCATCGCCGAGAAGCCTTCTGTCGCGAACGATATCGCGAAGTCGCTTGGCGGCTTCACCAAGCACGATGAGTATTTCGAATCCGACGAATACGTGCTGTCCTCCGCCGTCGGCCACCTGCTGGAAATCGCGGTGCCGGAAGAGCACGACGTCAAGCGCGGCAAGTGGAGCTTCGCGCACCTGCCGATGATCCCGCCGTACTTCGCGCTGAACCCGATCGCCAAGACGGAAAGCCGGCTCAAGGTCCTGAACAAACTGATCAAACGCAAGGACGTTACCGCCCTGATCAACGCATGTGACGCGGGCCGCGAAGGAGAACTGATCTTCCGCCTGATCGCGCAGCATGCGAAAGCGAAGCAGCCCGTCAAGCGCCTGTGGCTGCAGTCGATGACGCCGGCCGCGATCCGCGACGGCTTCGCCCGCCTGCGTTCGGACGACGAGATGCTGCCACTGGCCGATGCCGCGCGCTGCCGCTCCGAAGCCGACTGGCTGATCGGCATCAACGGCACCCGCGCGATGACGGCCTTCAATTCGAAAGAGGGCGGCTTCTACCTGACCACCGTCGGCCGCGTGCAGACGCCGACCTTGTCGATCGTCGTCGAGCGCGAAGACAAGATCAAGAAGTTCGTGCCGCGCGATTATTGGGAAGTGCGGGCCGAATTCGTCTGCGCCGCCGGCGTCTACGAAGGCCGCTGGCTCGATACGAATTTCAAGAAGGACGAGAACGATCCGGAGAAGCGCGCCGAGCGCTTGTGGAGCAAGGCTGCCGCCGATTCGATCGCGCTGGCCTGCCGCGGCAAGCAGGGCAACGTCACGGAAGAATCGAAGCCGACGACGTCGATGGCGCCCGCGCTGTTCGACCTGACCTCGCTGCAGCGCGAGGCCAACGGCCGCTTCGGCTTCTCCGCCAAGAACACGCTGGGCCTGGCCCAGGCGCTGTACGAGAAGCACAAGGTGCTGACGTATCCGCGTACCGATTCGCGCCACCTGCCGGAAGACTACCTGCCGACCGTGCAGTCGACCCTGGAAGTGGTCAAGCAGAATCCGAACTACCACCAGTTCGCCAAGACCATCCTGGACAAGGGCTGGGTCAAGCCGAACAAGCGCATCTTCGACAACACGAAGATCTCGGACCACTTCGCGATCATCCCGACCGGCATCGCGCCGAAGGGCCTGTCGGAGCCGGAACAGAAGCTGTACGACCTGGTGACGCGCCGCTTCATGGCGGTGTTCTTCCCGGCCGCTGAATTCCAGGTGACGACGCGCTACACGGAAGTGTCGGGCCACCAGTTCAAGACCGAAGGCAAGGTCATGACGAACCCCGGCTGGCTGGCGGTGTACGGCAAGGACACGACCGACGACAAGGAAGGCAGCGGCAACCTGGTACCGGTGGCGAAGGGCGAGAAGGTCCTGACGGACCAGGTCAATGCGAACGGGCTGGTGACGAAGCCGCCCGCGCGCTACACGGAAGCGACGCTGCTGTCGGCGATGGAAGGCGCCGGCAAGCTGGTCGATTCGGATGAGCTGCGCGACGCGATGGCCGGCAAGGGCCTCGGCACGCCGGCCACGCGGGCGGCGATCATCGAGGGCCTGCTGACGGAGAAGTACCTGATCCGCGAAGGCCGCGAACTGATCCCGACGGCAAAGGCATCGCAGCTGATGACGCTGCTGCGTGGCCTGGGCGTCAACGAACTGACGGCGCCGGAGCTGACGGGCGAGTGGGAATACAAGCTGTCGCAGATGGAGAAGGGCCGCATCTCGCGCGAGGAGTTCATGCGCGAGATCGCGCAGATGACGCAGATCATCGTCAAGCGCGCCAAGGAATACGACAACGACACGATCCCGGGCGAGTACGCCACGCTGACGACCCCGTGCCCGAACTGCGCCGGCGTCGTCAAGGAAAACTACCGCCGCTTCGCGTGCACCAAGTGCGAGTTCTCGATGAGCAAGACGCCGGGCAGCCGGCAGTTCGAGATCGCCGAAGTGGAAGAGCTCTTGAAGAACCGCACCATCGGTCCGCTGCAGGGCTTCCGCTCGAAGATGGGCCGCCCGTTCGCGGCGATCCTGCGCATCGCGCGCGACGAGGACATCAACAACTTCAAGCTCGAGTTCGACTTCGGCCAGAACGACGAGGAAGGCGAGGACGGCGAAGGCGTCGACTTCACCGGCCAGACGGCGCTGGGCCCGTGCCCGAAGTGCGCTGGCGGCGTGTACGAGATGGGCCTGGCCTATGTGTGCGAGCACAGCGTGGCCAAGCCGAAGACGTGCGACTTCCGCAGCGGCCGCATCATCCTGCAGCAGGAGATCCTGCCGGAGCAGATGGCCAAGCTGCTCAACGATGGCAAGACCGACCTGCTGCCGGGCTTCGTCTCGCAACGCACGCGCCGTCCGTTCAAGGCGTTCCTCGTGCGCGGCAAGGACGGCAAGATCAGCTTCGAGTTCGAGCCGCGCAAGGAAAAGCCGGGCGCCAAGCCGAAGGCGGCGGCGGAACCGGCAGCGGAAGGCGGCGAGGAAGCGGCAGTCGCGCCGGCGAAGAAGACCGCGGCGAAGAAGGCCGTCACCAAGGTGGCGGCCAAGAAGGCGCCAGCCAGGAAGGCGCCGGCGAAGAAGGCCGCTGCCAAGAAGGCTGTGGTGGCGGAATAA
- a CDS encoding DUF494 family protein, with protein MFDILVYLYETYYRPDACPEPAALAKKLSAVGFDDVEISEALVWLNDLTEMASDEQASVAASTGMRFYVEQEQDVLGSQAIGFIAFLESARVLTPLQREIVIERALSLEEAPVNLGKLKIIVLMLLWSQGKEPDALMFDDLFGSDEEQAPRLLH; from the coding sequence ATGTTCGACATCCTAGTTTATCTCTACGAGACCTATTACCGGCCCGACGCGTGCCCCGAACCGGCAGCGTTGGCGAAGAAGCTTTCGGCCGTCGGTTTCGACGATGTGGAGATTTCCGAGGCGCTGGTCTGGCTGAACGACCTCACTGAAATGGCCAGCGACGAACAGGCTTCCGTGGCCGCGTCGACGGGCATGCGTTTTTATGTCGAGCAGGAACAGGATGTGTTGGGGTCGCAAGCCATCGGCTTCATTGCGTTCCTGGAAAGCGCGCGCGTGCTGACGCCGCTGCAGCGCGAGATCGTCATCGAACGGGCATTGTCGCTGGAGGAGGCGCCCGTCAACCTCGGCAAGCTGAAGATCATCGTGCTGATGCTGTTGTGGAGCCAAGGCAAGGAGCCCGACGCATTGATGTTCGACGACCTGTTCGGGTCGGACGAAGAGCAGGCTCCCCGCCTGCTGCACTGA
- the dprA gene encoding DNA-processing protein DprA — MPATDSLPSSSHAAEEIAAWLRLAYTPGISRLAAARLLRHHGTPQAVLAASHVAPASHEDGPHEDVPRLTAGQAAALRAPATAVQQALLDTTMAWSMRPGHRLLTFADTAYPPLLREIADPPLLLHACGNSALLARAALGIVGSRNATVQGRLNAQRFAHSLAGAGLTIVSGLALGIDAAAHAGALQGEGSTVAVIGTGIDVVYPATNAGLARRIAQEGGCIVSEFALGTPARAPHFPIRNRTISGMTRGVLVVEAAERSGSLITARCAGEQGRDVFAIPGSIHATLSKGCHRLIREGALLVETADDILAALRIGDAARMPCVDEGNASCEDAMLTSLQHAARPLLDALTYDPVGIDELASRLQLDAAATQASLLALELAGVVERLPGGAFQRLKR; from the coding sequence GTGCCAGCCACGGACTCCCTTCCCAGCAGCAGCCACGCGGCCGAAGAGATCGCAGCGTGGTTGCGTCTCGCGTACACGCCAGGCATCTCGCGCCTGGCCGCCGCGCGGCTGTTGCGCCATCACGGCACGCCCCAGGCCGTGCTGGCCGCGAGCCATGTCGCACCTGCGTCACACGAAGATGGGCCACACGAAGACGTGCCACGCCTTACCGCCGGCCAGGCCGCCGCGCTGCGGGCGCCGGCGACGGCCGTGCAGCAAGCGCTGCTCGATACCACGATGGCATGGTCGATGCGGCCAGGCCACCGGTTGCTGACCTTCGCCGACACTGCGTATCCGCCGCTGCTGCGTGAAATTGCCGACCCGCCATTGCTGCTGCACGCTTGCGGCAACAGCGCATTGCTGGCGCGTGCGGCGCTCGGCATCGTCGGCAGCCGCAATGCCACCGTGCAGGGCCGGCTCAACGCGCAACGCTTTGCACACAGCCTGGCCGGTGCCGGCCTGACGATCGTCTCCGGGCTGGCGCTGGGCATCGACGCGGCCGCCCATGCGGGCGCGTTGCAAGGCGAGGGCTCCACGGTTGCGGTGATCGGCACGGGCATCGACGTCGTCTATCCCGCCACCAACGCCGGCCTGGCGCGCCGCATCGCACAGGAGGGCGGTTGCATTGTCAGCGAGTTCGCGCTGGGCACGCCCGCACGCGCGCCGCATTTCCCCATTCGCAACCGCACCATCAGCGGCATGACGCGCGGCGTGCTCGTGGTCGAAGCGGCCGAGCGATCCGGCTCGCTGATCACGGCACGTTGCGCCGGTGAGCAGGGCCGCGACGTGTTCGCCATCCCTGGCTCCATCCATGCGACGCTGTCGAAAGGCTGCCACCGCCTGATTCGCGAAGGCGCGTTGCTGGTCGAAACGGCGGACGATATTCTGGCGGCATTGCGCATCGGCGATGCGGCTCGCATGCCGTGTGTTGACGAAGGCAATGCCAGTTGCGAGGACGCCATGCTGACGTCCTTGCAGCACGCTGCGCGGCCCCTGCTGGATGCGCTCACGTACGATCCTGTCGGCATCGACGAACTGGCTTCCCGCTTGCAACTCGATGCCGCTGCTACGCAAGCAAGTTTGTTGGCATTGGAGCTCGCAGGTGTTGTGGAACGGCTGCCAGGTGGGGCTTTTCAGCGACTGAAAAGGTGA
- a CDS encoding LysM peptidoglycan-binding domain-containing protein — translation MKNFSTGGGRLSVAILFAALLAAQPARAQASQGACGFRADAPDSHVVTAGDTLWEISGRFLDKPWCWPQVWGMNRAEIANPHWIYPGQVVYLDRVAGRLRLANQVGAAGVDGTASGTLKLSPQLRTEGLGKDAVRSIPASAIEPFLTQPLIVEADELKDAPRIVATPENHVFIGKDDKAYVRGKLNGGTSFQVFRPGKPLLDPVTKRQVATEAFYLGTLKLLREAAPGSDVHTFVVASAKEEMGVGDQLMQTPPTPMQHYVPHPPEGKVDARVLAIYNGVTHAGQNQVVTINRGRVDGLDVGSVLQLYHTGQTVRDPGASKGWHNLGNPQVKLPDEEVGSLFIFRVFRHVAYGLIMQVTEPVVVGDVAKTPE, via the coding sequence ATGAAAAATTTTAGCACAGGTGGCGGGCGGCTGTCGGTGGCCATCCTGTTCGCGGCGCTGCTGGCGGCTCAGCCGGCACGCGCCCAGGCCTCCCAAGGCGCATGCGGGTTCCGCGCCGACGCACCCGACAGTCACGTGGTCACGGCCGGCGACACGTTGTGGGAGATTTCCGGCCGCTTCCTCGACAAGCCCTGGTGCTGGCCGCAGGTGTGGGGCATGAACCGTGCCGAGATCGCCAATCCGCACTGGATCTATCCGGGCCAGGTGGTCTACCTGGACCGCGTCGCCGGCCGGTTGCGCCTGGCCAACCAGGTCGGGGCGGCGGGCGTGGACGGCACGGCATCCGGCACGTTGAAACTGTCGCCGCAACTGCGCACGGAGGGCCTGGGCAAGGACGCCGTGCGCTCGATTCCGGCCAGCGCGATCGAGCCCTTCCTGACGCAGCCACTGATCGTCGAGGCCGATGAGCTGAAGGACGCGCCGCGCATCGTCGCCACGCCGGAAAACCACGTCTTCATCGGCAAGGATGACAAGGCCTATGTGCGCGGCAAGCTGAACGGCGGGACGTCGTTCCAGGTATTCCGGCCCGGCAAGCCGCTGCTCGATCCGGTCACGAAACGGCAGGTGGCGACGGAGGCGTTCTATCTCGGCACGCTGAAGTTGCTGCGCGAAGCCGCGCCCGGCAGCGACGTCCACACGTTCGTCGTCGCCAGCGCAAAGGAGGAAATGGGCGTGGGCGACCAGCTGATGCAGACGCCGCCGACGCCGATGCAGCATTACGTGCCGCATCCGCCCGAGGGCAAGGTCGATGCGCGCGTGCTGGCCATCTATAACGGTGTCACCCACGCGGGCCAGAACCAGGTGGTCACGATCAATCGCGGCCGGGTTGACGGACTCGATGTCGGGTCCGTGCTGCAGCTGTACCATACAGGGCAGACGGTGCGCGATCCGGGAGCCAGCAAGGGCTGGCACAACCTGGGCAATCCGCAGGTCAAGTTGCCGGATGAGGAAGTGGGCAGCTTGTTTATCTTCCGCGTGTTCAGGCATGTGGCATATGGCCTGATCATGCAGGTGACGGAACCGGTCGTGGTGGGCGACGTCGCCAAGACTCCGGAGTAA